In a genomic window of Neoarius graeffei isolate fNeoGra1 chromosome 13, fNeoGra1.pri, whole genome shotgun sequence:
- the LOC132895892 gene encoding cyclin-T1-like, with the protein PHLSPPPPPVAHFGPIHQFSLHLTTFCLQYSPPVVACVCIHLACKWSNWEIPVSTDSKHWWEYVDRKVTLELLDELTHEFLQILEKTPSRLKRIRNWKASGQTAKKPKEGDKTETMMNMISMASSESTLAGLMSLSAPPSTSSSSTPTSSAEDKQPVFKVPNPPEPPAPTRVSLSEYRAKHADELAAQKKKLENMEASVKREYATAAQALMNQQRKEKHHHNHHPQQASSSSSEPLVLKIPLDERQDRGSIKMRLPNSSRGAEQDLKLKLRLPEKRSGTGDGGKNKEKHRERSNHHHHHNHHHHHSSGSGSSSAHKHSSSASASTSSKKADPTRMSSSSSSRKRTHSSEPLSSAHPSKVSKSSRNSYQLPPLPTDILPSLALSHNQGSYSHSKTDKADTNGHSASSGGQSNEYQDTFDMLNSLLSAQGVQPAQPQMFNYHSQYGEYRYGASSRGGNPQPPPLPSEPPPRLPPLPE; encoded by the exons CCtcatctctcccccccccccccccccgttgccCACTTTGGACCAATACATCAATTCAGCCTGCACCTGACCACCTTCTGCCTGCAGTACAGTCCACCTGTAGTTGCGTGTGTGTGCATTCATTTGGCCTGCAAGTGGTCTAACTGGGAAATCCCCGTCTCTACTGACAGCAAACACTGGTGGGAGTACGTCGACCGAAAAGTCACTCTCGAGCTACTGGATG AGCTCACACATGAGTTTCTGCAGATCTTGGAGAAGACACCAAGCCGTTTAAAACGCATTCGAAACTGGAAG GCATCAGGTCAAACAGCAAAGAAGCCAAAAGAGGGCGACAAAACAGAGACCATGATGAACATGATCTCCATGGCATCCTCTGAAAGCACACTGGCTGGTCTGATGAGCCTCTCGGCTCCTCCTTCAACCTCCTCGTCCTCCACACCCACATCATCTGCAGAAGATAAGCAGCCTGTCTTTAAAGTGCCTAATCCACCAGAACCACCTGCTCCCACGAGAGTGTCTCTGAGCGAGTATCGTGCCAAGCACGCTGATGAGCTCGCCGCACAGAAAAAGAAACTGGAAAACATGGAGGCCTCTGTAAAGCGTGAGTACGCCACAGCCGCACAGGCCCTCATGAACCAGCAAAGAAAGGAGAAACACCATCATAACCATCACCCGCAGCAAGCTAGCTCGAGCTCCTCGGAGCCCCTCGTCCTGAAGATTCCACTTGACGAGAGGCAGGATCGCGGCTCAATCAAAATGCGCCTGCCAAACAGTAGCAGAGGAGCTGAGCAGGACCTGAAATTAAAGCTCCGCCTCCCAGAGAAACGATCAGGTACAGGGGATGGCGGAAAGAACAAAGAGAAGCACCGAGAGCGCTCtaaccatcaccatcaccacaatcatcaccatcaccactctTCAGGGAGTGGCTCATCATCAGCGCACAAACACTCCAGCTCTGCAAGTGCTTCCACAAGTAGCAAAAAAGCAGACCCAACAAGAATGAGCTCCTCTTCATCATCCCGAAAGCGAACTCATTCATCTGAGCCCTTGTCTAGTGCTCACCcttctaaagtcagcaagtcgtccAGGAATTCCTACCAGCTGCCCCCACTGCCTACTGACATTCTGCCCTCACTTGCGCTTTCACACAATCAGGGAAGTTACTCGCACTCCAAAACAGACAAGGCTGACACCAATGGGCACAGTGCCAGCTCAGGTGGTCAGTCAAACGAGTACCAGGACACGTTTGACATGCTGAATTCGTTGCTGAGCGCCCAGGGGGTGCAGCCTGCACAGCCCCAAATGTTTAACTATCACTCCCAGTATGGTGAGTACAGATACGGCGCGAGCTCAAGAGGAGGGAACCCGCAACCTCCACCGCTTCCCTCAGAACCCCCTCCACGGCTTCCACCACTGCCTGAATGA